In the Desulfonatronovibrio hydrogenovorans DSM 9292 genome, one interval contains:
- a CDS encoding LeuA family protein encodes MLIDTTLREGEQRFGLYLGNQARLRILNLLIKMGVDEVEVGLAGEDSQLRELINYTAAFDLKPEISVWAPFRVKHLIMADALGPDIINTALPVSDLHIEKRLGLNRNTLLQRLEQTLSQAGEMTARISLGLEDVSRADPTFALDTARMARDLGVWRIRLSDSVGLFEPTSAGRIIAGFKKSLNMPLAFHGHNDFGMATANAVSALSAGCDYSDVSVLGIGERSGIARLEEVLAWLVFRTDHQKYDLTWLPGLSDLVADLAGIRIDEHRPIVGSKIFHVESGLHADALYKNPELFEPFAPEQLDLKRKIQLGAKSGKSAVQGKLKELFMDYDPGRLEALVSVVRQEAGLRRAPLSDTSFKRICREVERPPAKDLTLKNPLIIQDVQADESDLNAFSCPSGKSCRALAETSRSKA; translated from the coding sequence ATGCTTATAGATACCACTTTAAGAGAAGGTGAACAGCGCTTCGGCCTGTACCTCGGCAATCAGGCCAGACTCAGGATCCTCAATCTGCTGATCAAGATGGGTGTGGATGAGGTGGAAGTGGGACTGGCCGGAGAAGACAGCCAGCTGCGGGAACTTATCAATTACACAGCCGCCTTTGATCTGAAGCCGGAGATAAGCGTGTGGGCCCCGTTCAGGGTAAAACACCTGATAATGGCTGATGCCCTTGGTCCGGATATCATCAATACTGCCCTGCCTGTTTCTGATTTACACATTGAAAAGAGACTGGGGCTGAACCGAAACACCCTTTTGCAGCGTCTTGAACAAACCCTGAGCCAGGCCGGAGAGATGACCGCCAGGATTTCCCTGGGGCTTGAGGATGTATCCAGGGCTGACCCCACCTTTGCCCTGGACACAGCCAGGATGGCCAGGGATCTGGGCGTATGGAGAATCAGACTCTCGGACAGTGTGGGGCTGTTTGAGCCGACCAGTGCTGGCCGGATTATTGCCGGGTTCAAAAAATCCCTGAACATGCCCCTTGCCTTCCATGGACACAACGATTTTGGCATGGCAACAGCCAATGCCGTGTCAGCCCTTTCAGCTGGATGCGATTACTCAGATGTCAGTGTTCTGGGAATAGGAGAGAGATCAGGCATTGCCCGGCTGGAAGAGGTCTTGGCCTGGCTGGTTTTCAGGACAGACCACCAAAAATACGATTTGACCTGGCTGCCCGGCTTGAGCGATCTGGTGGCAGACCTGGCTGGAATCAGAATAGACGAGCACCGGCCCATTGTCGGTTCAAAGATATTTCACGTGGAAAGCGGGCTGCACGCAGACGCTCTGTACAAAAACCCTGAACTATTCGAACCTTTTGCCCCTGAACAGCTGGACTTGAAAAGAAAAATCCAGCTGGGGGCCAAAAGCGGAAAAAGTGCTGTCCAGGGCAAGCTCAAGGAGCTTTTCATGGACTATGATCCGGGCCGGCTGGAAGCCCTGGTTTCTGTGGTCCGCCAGGAAGCAGGTCTGAGAAGAGCTCCTTTGTCCGACACTTCGTTCAAAAGGATATGCAGGGAAGTTGAAAGACCGCCGGCCAAGGATTTAACCCTTAAAAATCCTTTGATAATACAGGATGTTCAAGCTGATGAGTCCGACCTGAATGCTTTTTCCTGCCCATCAGGAAAAAGCTGCAGAGCCCTGGCTGAAACCTCCAGGTCCAAGGCATGA